The Xiphophorus couchianus chromosome 6, X_couchianus-1.0, whole genome shotgun sequence genomic interval TCCTTTGTGTTCGTTGCGCTGCTTGTTAgttaatgttctctaacaaatccctgaggccttcacaggaagaaggaaaaaaaattaatggatTTACACTGAAATTTAATTACACTTTTTCAGATTAGTTTGAGCTTCAGCTGCAAGAAGAATTCTCTAAAAGAAtttcccccctccctccctttACCACATTGCGCTATTTTTTGTGTGTACCACAGAATCACAACGATGTACAGTAACACTTGTAGCCATACTTatggcaaaatgtggaaaaagttccaGGCTTATTAATAATTTAGAGAAGCACTGCAACGGCTCATAATTTATCATATGGAATTGCATGTTGAGATATGCATCAAACGCAGTGATTTGCAAGGAAAGCAGATGtcgtagtttttttttttttttttgaacgcCTGCCTACCGGTGGTGGGTTGGGGTGTGACCAGCACGTGCACGGCTGTCTGCTGCTGCCCTGCGGAACACCAGTACCACGCCGTGTCTTTCATCTGCAGCTTCTTAAAGGTTACGGTGAAAGCCCCAGTTCTGTCATCTCTGATGGCCACGGAGGAGTCCTCGTAGCTCCCGTCAGAACCTGTCGACAGGCAGGATCTCCAGTCGCCACTCCGACACCATTTCTTCTCGCTTCCTCTGTTGGCAGGCAGACACAGGGGAGTCACAGAAAGCCGATCTTCCGCCGTGTACTCTCGCACGAGTGGAGAGATTTCTGGTCGTCAAACACGATTGTGAAATGTTATCCAGCTTTAGCAAGTTGGTCTCGTATGAAATCAGGCCGATGGTATTTGgaacaacagaaaaagtcaaatgcCTGTATCTCTCACTGTAGAGGCATTCGATTGTGACGGCGCTTCCCTCGGCTCCACTCATCCTGCTGTTCACAGCGGACATGCCTGCAGAAATCATCAGGACAATGTGTCGTTAATAAAAGTCtatttaaagtcaaataaaggCATTAAGACACGGTgaacagaaacaacaagaaaatgtgtgaaaaaaatcagtCCTTTAGGTAGACATAGGATGGAGTGTCTTAGTTGATATGGttcataaatggaaaaaaaaagattggtaTAATAtagagaagaaaaactaaatacataaaaataaagcgCCCTTAGTTGCACTACATTAgtaacaagaataaaaataacaatagtactactaaaaaacaaaaacagctgatttatttcggtaattttgttcaaaaagtcaaacaaacttGTATGCCGTGCggtcttaattttattttatgtttatttgatgCTTATATTGTGGCTTAtaactaatgaaaacccaaaatgtgGTCTGCAATAGTTTAGAATTATTACATAAGACcaatgaaatgtaattttccaaatcaaaaaAATGCAGTGTGCACCGTAAAGTACATGCACTCAATACTTGGTCCGAGCTCCTTTCGTGTGAATGACTGCATCAGCACGGCCTGTACGCAATCGGCCTGTAgttctggagctcagcttgcTTTGATAGTTGCCTTCAGGCCATCTTCATCGTTTGATCTGGTGCCTACAGTCTTTTCTCTTGACAACGTATCCACAGACTTTCTATAGAACTCAAGCCAAAACCAGTTTGCTCACCAATCAAACGCGGTGTTGCCACAGTCACTAAACGGGTATTTGGTATTCTTCGCAGTGCTAGCCAgtgccaagtcctgctggaagattAAATCAATACCCCCATAAAGCTTCTCAACAGAAGGAAGCAAAATGTGATCTCAAATGTCCTGGTAGATGGCTGTGCTGATTGGGACTTGacaaaacacagtggaccaacacaGGCAAAAGTAGGTGGCTCCACAAATCATCACTGACTGCGGAAACTTTCCACTGGACATCAAGCAAGACGGATTATGTGCCTCTGCAGTCATCGTCCAAACTCCGAATGAAacgcaacatttattttcaccttaaAATACTCAGACCTCTTCGGTCTAGGAGGTGCTCAAACCCtttgtatattattttatttacggATATAAAAGGTTATGCACGTATGTAGTTTGTTTTGAAGCAGGTGCTAAGTTAAATATAAATTGTGTCTTTCAACATACGAGCATTAGCTATAGCTTTAGATATTTGTAATTAGTTGGCAAATGTAGGCATATCTGGGCATGCCTACGACTGCAGAATAGCAGCAAAGTGCTTCCAGTGGAATTTGTAATATGTGTAAAATATGCATCAACCAGCATTCGTGGAACATACGTGCCTCCTGGGTTGAAAGAAGACCAGAGGGTGTTAAAGGTACATTTTTGACAACAGTCTAGCAGGGATTACCAGGTAGACTGTTTACCAGGGATTCTTTCCTTTCactcaattttctgtttatatgttttcttatagcatataaaaagaaaaacctatATTAGCAGTTGGTTTTTGTGGCTTACCCTCTTTGTGGAGGGTGTCAGTGACTGTCTACCCGGCAAATGTCAAATCCACCTCATGCTTACGTTTGCTATGACATGTCTCCATTTAGTAATTAgcttacatatttatttaaatttgattcgCTTTATGTAACCTTACATTTGTTGAGCacctgggtttgttttttttctttttctttttattcactgCAAGCGattaaaatgaagagaaacgTGAATTATTTCGCTCTTGCTGTGCTTAATTTATAAACACAAGTTCCccattttgaactgaattactgaaataaatcaagcgATCACTGGCGTCCCCCTTTTTGTGCTTCAAAAAGCCGATTCGGGTTGTGACCACGCAGGTGGAAAATCCCCCCACTACTCACCGTGAACCACTTTTACGTCTGTATAAGCGACGTCGTCGGCTTCCCACACGCCACCTATCTCCACGCCGCATATGTACCACCCCGACTCGCCCTCCTTCATGTCCGTCATGGTCACGGTGAACACCAGCTGGACTGGGTCGTCGAAAATGCTCACTTTCTTCTCGGCCGGATCGACCAGGTGGTGGTCGTCGGTTCGAGCCAACGACGTGCAGAACTCCCTGGTCCGCCCCTGGCACCAGTATTTCACATAGCTGGCGTACTGGGGCTCGTAGTGGCAGGGGATGGTGAGGGAGCCCCCCTCCAGGACGGCAAACTCTTCCTCCGTGGTAACCTTACAGAGAAAGGCTGGCAGAAAGGGGATGTGATGAATGCTGAGCACAAGTTTAATCTTCAGAAAAGGTTCAGCTGGAACAGGAAAGTTATTTCttgaggacttttttttttttttttaatctgctgcaTGGAATAGGGAAAGTGGCCTTGACCATATTTGTTGTAAGGGTTTCCTTTGTGGCACAGGAGTTTgttccttctttcttcttcttcttctttttttttaaacttccctTTACTTGTTATTCTGAAAACGGATTATCCTTTCCTATAATTCACAGGATTAAAGGGCTAACAAAACCAGCCTCGAACATACCCACTGCCCGCAGCCAAACACTGAGAGCTTGCAAGTcttagaaaaacatgaaatctcTCGGTGCCTTCcagcagaaaacagcagcttcaACAACTTTCAAGCCAGTCTCCCCCCCACAAATGATTAATGtagaaatggaataaaatgataaagtgAAGCGAAGCGCAAAGAGTATCTTATGACAAAGCGCCAGTGTTTGCTAAATGCACAATAATAAAGTGAGGAGGCAACAGCAGAGGCATTAATCATCCTTTGTGTTAAACTCCATCAACGGCTGAAagtgggttttattttctttctcttttttttgggaTCAGTTTCTGACCTCAGCGCTCATACCTGGAATCCATGGTAACAAGAAGAGGGTGATCGTGGAGAGCTGCGACATGTTTTGACTTCACTTTTGGAGTTTGTTAAGCAGACTCACCACCCAGCGCAAAAAACGCTTTGAGATCTGGGTTCCGCAGTGTCAATCTCTTCCCCACCCCGCTTTGGTCATGTGACCAAAAGCTGGATCCAGATGTTCCAGATGTTAACCACATAGGTGCCAAACGGACAAAAAGGGAAGTGTTCAGATGGCAGTGGAATGAATGTAGGAGAGAAATCATTGGGGAAAGAGAGCAACATGTTAAAAGTCACAGAAGTAACTGCGTGACGAGAGGCGCTTTTGGTCGTCCATCAAAAGCAGGATTCGCGGAAAGCCGGAAttccttaaatgttttattttgaaacggCATGCTCATCGTGCCGGAACGTCATTCCAGCTACTTGACTTCAATGTCCATCATCCTAGTGGGAGTGGGAGTTCACAGTGGGATATTCAAAACGCTGACTTAATATCTCCATAAGCTGTATGACCACTTGACAAAAGATATATGCAGTTCAGTAAGAGGGTTATTCAAGATATTTACTAGATATgcctaaaactaaaaaattacattttcctcactgtctgacattacATCAAAATAAACTTATCCTGTTATGGATCAGCTAGCATTAACGAATTCTTTGGTGAAATTCGAATTCCCTTGATCAAAATTCAGTTTGCTTACCTTTTCTTCCTGACCTTCCTTCAATAGTTTGCTGCAATTCTGGCCCATTCCTTCTGACAGAACTGGAGTAACTGGGTCAGGTTTGTTGTCCgcctcctcacacacacacacccacacacacaccttttaaGACCTGGACACGGGTTTTCTATCAAACTGAGATTAGATCTCAATAAAGGCCACatcaaaacattcattttgttgTCCGTAACGCAACTTTGCAGCCAATTTGACAGCATGCTAAGGCTAATTGTCCGTTTGGAAAGTCCATTTGTGTCCAACTTTTTTTGACTTCAAGGCTGACGCTCGTCATGCTCATATTTTACAAAGCGCACCAATTCCCATGGGGTCCTGGCAGCAACACACCCAGACAAAGTGCTGCTGCCAGCTCTTCCATTTCCTATCCAAATGTAATAATTGTCATCATGGCCAAACGcttcagtttacttttttttttttaccaaatcacaacacatcacaaaaacGATTTGTCCCTAAGTGAACAAGTTTTACTCCCTACCACAAAGTTCAATAAAGTAACATACAAGCCTATGGAGCAATGTAGCGATTTCTGTGCTGCAAATGACAACTTTTTACTGAACATTTCCGTAGAAAATTCAGGTAGACATTAAAAAATAGACGAGTCTCGACCTTAAGGATTTCCAGCACTAAGAGTTATACATAAGAGACTGTGTTCAGAGAGGCTTGAAAGCCAAGCAAACCAACCAAGATCCACTTTCTGCAGATTTAGTGGGAAATCCATGAGGGTTGGCAGTAAAACCTGGGGATTATTTGAATTTGCTGGTTTTAGAAActgtaagaaaatatgttttcttacaACTTTATGATAGTTGTGATAGAATAAATACAGGTACATTTGAAAGGAATTATGATAgtcaaaaatttttttacagaatgatgaactctttttttactttaacaaagtgaaacacatttattaaagtCTAATATTTCAAGccttattttttgttattttgatgattacggcttacagacaaaaatactgaaatctagaatggctgggttttcgatttctccctagaatggctgaacagggccaaaaggccctgagtccaccctgacgactctgatggctcaaattagcattcttcttcaattgtaaatgtggccgttgaccgtcaggccagaatgtaggaatgtgaatagtccatgttgggggtgggtatctatgatacctgcaggagatcagatctcctgtaggtaatgctcttcagtttagttttgaagcatacatgaagtgtttttggagagatgtgaccttttgcagctgatccatgatgttgtgctgcattatccaggtcattttgccaaatgtacatagagtttgcaaaacatacaatctgtttcaaaaaatatgcaaaggtttttctaaaagaaatgagtaatgtttctctttgaaataaagctaagagggtattaattgtgttgatccacctcaaaaaaatcatgcaaaaagtgtaagcaaaagagatctgtgagacttagcacatgcaaatttgcatgcagccttttgtgctgtggaggataaataggtgactgcttcacctatttagttcacaagaactaatggcatttatttcagtcataatcttgcggggggtgaccaaggttccatcactatgtgacagctggtcagcaaacctggcaaacatgattgacatggcagcactgaatgcacatgtgctttatcaggcatgcattggggtgcaggagagacgggtggacttcctggttgagcttgcaaaagagttcggtaactctcatgtgagtgagaagaaggcacacaaggagaaactgcttcggcaacaaccttccacacccagctcaggcaaaagggcgaagtgtcaggtcaaccatcgatgcaggatgcgtgtcctgaggccgaaacatcatcagtgacccctcacacccccaccatggactgttctccctgctgccctctggaaagaggttctgcagcatccggtgcaggtccacctggttccgaaacagctttttcccacttgccatcagactgctgagctcttaactggactgcactcaaaaactggtctccacttcataccttgcacatgtacagagctaaataacttctattttactgtcagtcctgcactttatattttatatttatatttatattcatattttatactgtattttattttactcacaacattggaacctcaaacattatcctgagccgtatgcaacgaaatttcgttctgtatacaacctgtgcattgaaaat includes:
- the pigr gene encoding polymeric immunoglobulin receptor; this translates as MSQLSTITLFLLPWIPAFLCKVTTEEEFAVLEGGSLTIPCHYEPQYASYVKYWCQGRTREFCTSLARTDDHHLVDPAEKKVSIFDDPVQLVFTVTMTDMKEGESGWYICGVEIGGVWEADDVAYTDVKVVHGMSAVNSRMSGAEGSAVTIECLYSERYRGSEKKWCRSGDWRSCLSTGSDGSYEDSSVAIRDDRTGAFTVTFKKLQMKDTAWYWCSAGQQQTAVHVLVTPQPTTVPPVSSQSFADLPPAKPITRETWSSHSHMLASVVVCSSVIFLAVVAILAIKFWRLHKRDRVPRDVEEMRAKFSGCSREADDFQNAAVLFLPNKDSQDVLVY